The genomic stretch CACTCAGGTTCAAATCAATCACTAGTTTGCAGTTATCAACCAAGTTCCTAATGCCAAGATCTGACACCCTGCAACAAATTGTTTTAAGTTACTGTCGAGTTCGGACGTTTATTGCTGATTTACTCGTGCCAGTTTAAAATGAGCCTATACTAATACACCCAAGTGCATAGAACAGGTATCAGTTACCTAACATTCCAGTAGATCGAGAACACCTTCAATCTTGAGCAATTGCTGGTTACAAATCCAATTCCTATATCAGATATCTTTTGGCAGCCATTCAAATTAAGAGTCTCGACATTCATAACAGAATTTCCACACTGCAGAGAAAAATACAGTCACTActaaatatacatatattagaAAAGAGGATGAACACAAAAACAACGTTCTGATTTTCAGAAACAAAATCATTCATCCTAATACTTTGCATTTTGCAAGAACCTTAGATATATTTCTATAGTTTTTCTAGTTCATCAATTTGAAAGTTAACAAGTTAGTACTTAGATATATTACATGATAGTGCCAATGTACCacgctaaaaaataaaagagaaactTATCACCCAAAATGATCAGCGAGTCGAAGAGATATAGAAGGACCAGATAACAGCTTCCAGTCACCACCTTGTTTTTGAGATTTTCAAGATGTTTGTCTTCAATATCACGGGCGAACTCAAGGTTTATATGCTTCACATTCTGGTATCTCGGCTGCAAAACAATAACACACAGATTCTTCAAACGCAACTCCAGTAATAATGTTCTCCCTTCAATAAAAGCATAACATAATTCGAATATTGCGCAGGCCAATGCTGCTAATAGAAGGACATTCTTGATTGGATTCCTCTACACAAATCAATATAACTCTTTATTAACATACTGGTTTCCTTGATAGGTACTCATTTACAAGATCAACTTATTCAAATATGTCCAATGCTAAgactagtagtagtactatcttTCTTCAGCATATGCTTCCAAATATTTCTGAATCAGCAAAAGTATTTACAACAGCTGAAATAAATGGCACTAAAGCAGAAAAGGGGAGAGATAGAAGAAGATATTAACCAGTGAGAGAGCTGCCACAAGGCGATTCCCTGCATCACTCATCTCATGAAAATCAAGAACCTGAAAAAAAAACCCCAAAAAAAAGTTATGTTGAAAAAGAAGAAGCTCTCTCTAACTAAAAACATTCAAAGGAGGAATATTTAATAATCGTACAACGAACCCAACTTTCCCAATAACAAGAAACGAGTTAAAATCAACAAAACCCAAAGTTCCAATGAATTGATTGAGAAAAAACCCTATCTATCACCCAGTTAATCAAAGTTCACAACTTTGAGAGGAAATAGACTGTGAAGAAGCACAAATTACCAGCCACAGTGAAGGGTGAGAAACCAAATTACGATTAATCCAAGGGCTGACGAGCAAAAGATTAATTAGGTCTCTTAGAGGGAGCCTCACACTGACAATCTTCATCACTTTCGGTAACGTTTCTCGGCACCATAATTCCACTGCTTCCGCCTTTTCTACTTCCATTTTCGCTTCTGGTTCTCTCTCTTTGCAATTTTGCTTACGGCTCAACTAAAAAACTGGCGATCgaattgttgtttttttgcaTTTCCCCTCCTCAGCTTTATGTTTATTACTTTAATGCCCTGcagctttttttctttttctattttactaAAAAATGTGGGAATTATTTAACTAAATTAGGTGCATTTTCCCATTTAAATAAGTCAAATTTACTAAAACTGAATACAGTTCATAATACTATAATACATATCACAACTGATATTATGTAGAATTATCTTATTAAAATGTAGTGATATGTTTATATGTGGTTTGATCACAAAATAAtgaatagaaaatataaaattgaattatagGAGTAGATCCTAACATGGGCAACAACATGTTTGATAATTTACTATCATGTTTAGAAGATCTCTAAGTTACATCAACTTGAGGCAAAAGGCTAACAATGAAGACACAAAATTTAGTTAGATTTTTGGATTTGATGATCTTCATGGAATATCGTTACATAGAAACTATTTCAAATTGTAGTTTATGCATTGGAATCTCCGGTAGGTCCAGCTGATTTTGCATTGAGAAGTGGTTGCAATGCCTTAACCACGATAGTCATATTTGGGCGAAAATCGGCCTCGTATTGCACACACAATGCCGCCACCGCGGCCATCTGTCAAGCCGGAAAACACTCAAACCAtatcctctatttataaaaaattaagtgtttttttttcttgttgagTACCTTGGCCATGGCCTTAGGGGGATAGTCCTCTTTGAGCTTTGGATCAATGCATTGTTTCACTTTATCTTCACTCAATCTTGGTGTTGCCTGTATACAATTTCAACATCCATAATAAATTTGTATCATTTGTGTTTTTCAGCAAAATCTACTATATATACTTACCCATGTGACTAAACTTTGTTGCCCTTTGGGCATAGTGTGGTCCACTGGCTTCCTCCCGGTCAAGAGTTCTAAAAGCACGACTCCGAAGCTATACACATCACTCTTCTGAGTTATTTGTCCTGTCATTGCATACCTAATTAAAACATGCATTATTAAACTATCCATATATAGTTATGACATACTCCATCCACTCCTTATAAATAAGAACTTTTGAACAAGTACGAGTTTGGTAAAGAAAAATTGGGTGAAAAACTCACTCAGGAGCATGGTAACCGAAGGTGCCAAGAACACGAGTAGAGTGCAGGCGAGCCACCGTGTCGGAGGACTGATTCGTCAAGCTATAATCAGCAATCTTAGCAAGAAAATCATCAAACAAAAGCACATTGCTTGATCTAATATCACGATGCACAACAGAAGGCTGACATTTCTCATGCAAAAACTCAAGGCCCCTGGCCGCGCCATAGGCAATCTTAACCCTCTGATTCCACGTCAGCAGCGGGCCTGGCTCGGCGCCCTGCACCCCTTTTCGGCCGTGCAAAACATCATGCAATGAACCCATTGCCGCATATTCATAcactaaaattttattatttcctTCAAAGCAATATCCCAACAGTGACACAAAATACTCATTTTTTAGCCTCGACACGATGGAGAGCTGCTCGGTGATGTCGGTGATGTCGGTTTCGGGCTCGGATGAGTCGAGCTTCTTGATGGCCGCGGGCCGGCCGTCGCTTAGGGTGGCGAAGTATACTCGGCCATAGGAGCCCTCGCCGATGAAGGATTTTTGGCCGAAATGATCGGTTAACCGGTTTAGGTCGATCAACGCCAATGCCGGAAGCTCAATTGGCAACGCTTTTTTCGGCGCTCCGCCTCTTCCGCCACCCCGAGGGTCTCCTCGATCACCTATTTATTTAGTAAATTAGACACCATTTTGAAAAAAACTTgaacttaaaaaattaaaaaaaaaaacataatcttCTCTGTATCGTTCCAATTTTATTGGATGTTCCCGAAGGGATATATAATGTATACgtttaaaaaaacattaaatgtGTTTTTTATACGTGTGAAGAATAGAAACATAGTACTATTTTAATGAGATAGAGGGAGTATGTAGTGTTAAGCAACGATATACCTCCTCCAGCGGTGCCGGCATAGGCGTTGCGGGGCTTAAGCGGGGTGGTGTGCTGCTTGGGTGGAGGCGCGGCGGCTTCTTCCTCCCCACCTCCACAGCAGAACATTTCTCACCTTTTAACCCtaccaacaattacaaatctgCAATGCTTGCacacacaattcattaaaaacaGGGAATAAAATACATTTTTGCAatgtaaaaaattattaatataatgaaaagcacttcttcaattcaaacatgaaaataaattaaagcaaCCTGTAAAGAGACAGAAAGATGGGAAGCAAATCGATGAAATCTTCCTGTCTAGTTTTTCTTCTGCGGTTAGAGGCAAATTCAAAAGGGAAATTTCCCCACAGTTTGTTGTGTTTTAACGGGAATGTCGTATGCAACACTTTGAGCCACACACCACATTCTCTATTTCAACACCATCACTATGGAATAAACATCAAACCATATATATTGTCCTCcttaaacataaataaatatatttatatgccGGAGATAGttataaaatgcaaactctatagaCAGTattatacaaact from Salvia splendens isolate huo1 chromosome 15, SspV2, whole genome shotgun sequence encodes the following:
- the LOC121769480 gene encoding F-box protein At3g58530-like isoform X2, with the protein product MEVEKAEAVELWCRETLPKVMKIVSVRLPLRDLINLLLVSPWINRNLVSHPSLWLVLDFHEMSDAGNRLVAALSLPRYQNVKHINLEFARDIEDKHLENLKNKCGNSVMNVETLNLNGCQKISDIGIGFVTSNCSRLKVFSIYWNVRVSDLGIRNLVDNCKLVIDLNLSGCKNVTDESLKLIAENYQGLQLLNITRCVKITDKGLDMILVKCSSLHSLNLYALSSFTDAAYKRISLLTHLRFLDLCGAQNLSDDGLSCIAKCKNLTSLNLTWCVRITDQGVVSLAEGCKSLEFLSGSYRQELGGSVRLLFSYAYNARCKRLYRHKEAKP
- the LOC121768125 gene encoding probable protein kinase At2g41970, with the translated sequence MFCCGGGEEEAAAPPPKQHTTPLKPRNAYAGTAGGGDRGDPRGGGRGGAPKKALPIELPALALIDLNRLTDHFGQKSFIGEGSYGRVYFATLSDGRPAAIKKLDSSEPETDITDITEQLSIVSRLKNEYFVSLLGYCFEGNNKILVYEYAAMGSLHDVLHGRKGVQGAEPGPLLTWNQRVKIAYGAARGLEFLHEKCQPSVVHRDIRSSNVLLFDDFLAKIADYSLTNQSSDTVARLHSTRVLGTFGYHAPEYAMTGQITQKSDVYSFGVVLLELLTGRKPVDHTMPKGQQSLVTWATPRLSEDKVKQCIDPKLKEDYPPKAMAKMAAVAALCVQYEADFRPNMTIVVKALQPLLNAKSAGPTGDSNA